From Ursus arctos isolate Adak ecotype North America unplaced genomic scaffold, UrsArc2.0 scaffold_11, whole genome shotgun sequence, the proteins below share one genomic window:
- the NDNF gene encoding protein NDNF: MVPLHWCLLWLLLPLSLRTQKLPTRDEELFQMQIRDKAFFHDSSVIPDGAEINSYLFRDTPKRYFFVVEEDNTPLSVTVTPCDAPLEWKLSLQELPEEASGDGSGDPEPLEQQRQQITNEEGTELFSYKGNDVEYFISSSSPSGLYQLELLSTEKDTHFKVYATTTPESDQPYPELPYDPRVDVTSLGRTTVTLAWKPSPTASLLRQPIQYCVVINKEHNFKSLCAVEAKLSADDAFMMAPKPGLDFSPFDFAHFGFPSENSGKDRSFLAKPSPKLGRHVYSRPKVDIQKICIGNKNIFTVSDLKPDTQYYFDVFVANSNSNMSTAYVGTFARTKEEAKQKTVELKDGKVTDVFVKRKGAKFLRFAPVSSHQKVTFFIHSCLDAIQIQVRRDGKLLLSQNVEGIRQFQLRGKPKAKYLIRLKGHKKGASMLKILATTRPSKQPFPALPEDTRIKAFDKLRTCSSATVAWLGTQERNKFCIYKKEVDDSYNEDQKKREQNQCLGPDTRKKSEKVLCKYFHSQNLQKAVTTETIKGLLPGKSYLLDVYVIGHGGHSVKYQSKVVKTRKFC; this comes from the exons ATGGTGCCTCTCCACTGGTGTCTGCTGTGGCTGCTATTACCACTCAGCTTAAGGACTCAGAAGTTACCCACTCGAGATGAGGAACTTTTTCAGATGCAGATCCGGGACAAGGCATTTTTTCATGATTCATCAGTAATTCCAGATGGAGCTGAAATTAACAGTTATCTCTTTAGAGACACACCCAAAAG GTATTTCTTTGTGGTTGAAGAAGACAATACTCCATTATCAGTCACGGTGACTCCCTGCGATGCACCATTAGAGTGGAAGCTGAGTCTCCAAGAGCTGCCAGAGGAGGCGAGCGGGGACGGCTCTG GTGACCCAGAGCCCctggagcagcagaggcagcagATCACTAATGAGGAAGGCACGGAATTATTCTCCTACAAAGGCAACGATGTGGAGTACTTTATATCTTCTAGTTCCCCATCTGGTTTATATCAGTTGGAGCTTCTTTCAACGGAGAAAGACACCCATTTCAAAGTCTATGCCACCACAACGCCGGAGTCTGATCAGCCCTACCCCGAATTACCTTATGACCCCAGAGTAGATGTCACCTCCCTGGGCCGCACCACGGTCACTTTGGCCTGGAAACCGAGCCCCACGGCCTCCTTGCTGAGACAACCCATTCAGTACTGTGTGGTCATCAACAAAGAGCACAATTTCAAAAGTCTCTGTGCAGTAGAAGCCAAGCTGAGCGCAGACGACGCTTTTATGATGGCTCCCAAACCCGGTCTGGACTTCAGCCCCTTTGACTTTGCCCATTTCGGGTTTCCTTCAGAGAATTCGGGTAAAGACCGCAGCTTCCTAGCAAAGCCTTCTCCGAAACTGGGGCGGCATGTCTACTCGAGGCCCAAGGTCGACATTCAGAAAATCTGCATCGGAAACAAGAACATCTTCACCGTCTCGGACCTGAAGCCCGACACGCAGTACTACTTCGACGTCTTCGTGgccaacagcaacagcaacatgAGTACGGCGTACGTGGGCACCTTCGCCAGGACCAAGGAGGAAGCGAAACAGAAGACAGTGGAGCTAAAAGACGGGAAAGTCACGGATGTATTCGTCAAACGGAAGGGAGCCAAGTTTTTACGGTTTGCGCCAGTCTCTTCTCACCAAAAAGTCACTTTCTTTATTCACTCTTGTCTGGATGCTATTCAAATCCAAGTGCGAAGGGACGGGAAACTTCTCCTGTCTCAGAATGTGGAAGGCATTCGGCAGTTTCAGCTTCGAGGAAAGCCCAAAGCGAAGTATCTCATCCGACTGAAAGGACACAAGAAAGGAGCATCGATGTTGAAAATATTGGCTACCACGAGGCCTAGCAAGCAGCCGTTTCCCGCTCTTCCTGAAGACACAAGAATCAAAGCCTTCGACAAGCTCCGCACCTGTTCTTCGGCCACCGTGGCTTGGCTAGGCACTCAGGAGAGGAACAAGTTCTGCATCTACAAAAAGGAAGTGGACGACAGCTACAATGAAgaccagaagaaaagagagcagaACCAATGCCTAGGACCAGATACAAGGAAGAAGTCGGAAAAAGTCCTCTGTAAATATTTCCACAGTCAAAACCTACAGAAAGCAGTGACCACGGAAACAATTAAGGGACTTCTGCCCGGAAAGTCTTACCTGCTGGATGTGTATGTCATAGGACATGGGGGGCACTCGGTGAAGTATCAGAGTAAAGTCGTGAAAACCAGGAAGTTCTGTTAG